A section of the Pan paniscus chromosome 7, NHGRI_mPanPan1-v2.0_pri, whole genome shotgun sequence genome encodes:
- the LEPROTL1 gene encoding leptin receptor overlapping transcript-like 1, producing the protein MAGIKALISLSFGGAIGLMFLMLGCALPIYNKYWPLFVLFFYILSPIPYCIARRLVDDTDAMSNACKELAIFLTTGIVVSAFGLPIVFARAHLIEWGACALVLTGNTVIFATILGFFLVFGSNDDFSWQQW; encoded by the exons CTTTGATTAGTTTGTCCTTTGGAGGAGCAATCGGACTGATGTTTTTGATGCTTGGATGTGCCCTTCCAATATAcaa caaATACTGGCCcctctttgttctatttttttacaTCCTTTCACCTATTCCATACTGCATAGCAAGAAGATTAGTGGATGATACAGATGCTATGAGTAACGCTTGTAAGGAACTTGCCATCTTTCTTACAACGGGCATTGTCGTGTCAGCTTTTGGACTCCCTATTGTATTTGCCAGAGCACATCTG ATTGAGTGGGGAGCTTGCGCACTTGTTCTCACAGGAAACACAGTCATCTTTGCAACTATACTAGGCTTTTTCTTGGTCTTTGGAAGCAATGACGACTTCAGCTGGCAGCAGTGGTGA
- the LOC100980034 gene encoding small ribosomal subunit protein uS8-like, with translation MVRMNVLADALKSINNAKKRGKRQVLTRPCSKVIVRFLTVMMKHGYIGEFEIIDDHRAGKIVVNLTDRLNKCGVISPRFDVQLKDLEKWQNNLLPSLQFGFIVLTTSAGIMDHEEAR, from the coding sequence ATGGTGCGCATGAATGTCCTGGCTGATGCTCTCAAGAGCATCAACAATGCCAAAAAGAGAGGCAAACGCCAGGTGCTTACTAGGCCGTGCTCCAAAGTCATCGTCCGGTTTCTCACTGTGATGATGAAGCATGGTTACATTGGCGAATTTGAAATCATTGATGATCACAGAGCTGGGAAAATTGTTGTGAACCTCACAGACAGGCTAAACAAGTGTGGAGTGATCAGCCCCAGATTTGATGTGCAACTCAAAGATCTGGAAAAATGGCAGAATAATCTGCTTCCATCCCTTCAGTTTGGTTTCATTGTACTGACAACCTCAGCTGGCATCATGGACCATGAAGAAGCAAGATGA
- the MBOAT4 gene encoding ghrelin O-acyltransferase, translating to MEWLRLFFLHPVSFYQGAAFPFALLFNYLCIMDSFSTRARYLFLLAGGGALAVAAMGSYAVLVFTPAVCAVALLCSLAPQQVHRWTFCFQMSWQTLCHLGLHYTEYYLHEPPSVRFCITLSSLMLLTQRVTSLSLDICEGKVEAASGGFRSRSSLSEHVCKALPYFSYLLFFPALLGGSLCSFQRFQARVQGSSALHPRHSFWALSWRCLQILGLECLNVAVSRVVDAGAGLTDCQQFECIYVVWTTAGLFKLTYYSHWILDDSLLHAAGFGPELGQSPGEEGYVPDADIWTLERTHRISVFARKWNQSTARWLRRLVFQHSRAWPLLQTFAFSAWWHGLHPGQVFGFVCWAVMVEADYLIHSFANEFIRSWPMRLFYRTLTWAHTQLIIAYIMLAVEVRSLSSLWLLCNSYNSVFPMVYCILLLLLVKRKHKCN from the exons GTACCTCTTTCTCCTGGCTGGAGGAGGTGCCCTGGCCGTGGCTGCCATGGGTTCCTACGCCGTGCTCGTCTTCACCCCTGCTGTCTGCGCCGTGGCTCTCCTCTGTTCCCTGGCCCCTCAGCAAGTCCACAGGTGGACCTTCTGCTTTCAGATGAGCTGGCAGACCTTGTGTCACCTAGGTCTGCACTACACTGAGTATTATCTGCATGAGCCTCCTTCTGTGAG GTTCTGCATCACTCTTTCTTCTCTCATGCTCTTGACCCAGAGGGTCACGTCCCTCTCTCTGGACATTTGTGAGGGGAAAGTGGAGGCAGCATCTGGAGGCTTCAGGAGCAGGAGCTCTTTGTCTGAGCATGTGTGTAAGGCACTGCCCTATTTCAGCTACTTGCTCTTTTTCCCTGCTCTCCTGGGAGGCTCTCTGTGCTCCTTCCAGCGATTTCAGGCTCGTGTTCAAGGGTCCAGTGCTTTGCATCCCAGACACTCTTTCTGGGCTCTGAGCTGGAGGTGTCTGCAGATTCTTGGACTAGAATGCCTAAACGTGGCAGTGAGCAGGGTGGTGGATGCAGGAGCGGGACTGACTGATTGCCAGCAATTCGAGTGCATCTATGTCGTGTGGACCACAGCTGGGCTTTTCAAGCTCACCTACTACTCCCACTGGATCCTGGACGACTCCCTCCTCCACGCAGCGGGCTTTGGGCCTGAGCTTGGTCAGAGCCCTGGAGAGGAGGGATATGTCCCCGATGCAGACATCTGGACTCTGGAAAGAACCCACAGGATATCTGTGTTCGCAAGAAAGTGGAACCAAAGCACAGCCCGATGGCTCCGACGGCTTGTATTCCAGCACAGCAGGGCTTGGCCGTTGTTGCAGACATTTGCCTTCTCTGCCTGGTGGCATGGACTCCATCCAGGACAGGTGTTTGGTTTCGTTTGCTGGGCCGTGATGGTGGAAGCTGACTACCTGATTCACTCCTTTGCCAATGAGTTTATCAGATCCTGGCCGATGAGGCTGTTCTATAGAACCCTCACCTGGGCCCACACCCAGTTGATCATTGCCTACATCATGCTGGCTGTGGAGGTCAGGAGCCTCTCCTCTCTCTGGTTGCTCTGTAATTCGTACAACAGTGTCTTTCCCATGGTGTACTGTATTCTGCTTTTGCTATTGGTGAAGAGAAAGCACAAATGTAACTGA